Within Candidatus Thermoplasmatota archaeon, the genomic segment GTCGCGGCCGCGCGCCTCGCGCCCGTGGGCGCGCGGCGTCCGGAGCCCGCGGACCAGGCCGGGTCAAGGATCCGCTGAGCGCGCGCTTCAAGTGCGCGGGACGCCTTCACGGCGGCGTGCGACCGGACGAGGCCTGGACGCTCCTCAAGCGCGCCTTCGGCGGACCCGCCCCGCCTCGTCCCGAGGACGCGCCGCGCGCAAGCGGCGTCCTCGTGCCGCTCGTCGACGTCGACGGGCGGGCGCACGTGCTCCTCACGCGGCGCAGCGAGGCCCTCGCGAGCCACCCGGGGGAGCTGAGCTTCCCGGGCGGGCGCGCGGAGCGCGGGGAAAGCGCGCTCGAGGCGGCGCTCCGCGAAACGGAGGAGGAGGTGGGCGTCGCGCCGTCGGACGTCGAGGTGGCGGGCCACCTCACCGACTACCTGACGTACCGGGGCGTCCACGTCACCGCCTACGTGGGTCGCCTCGCGCGCGAGCGGCTCCCGCGCGACCCGCGAAGCCCCGCGGAGGTCGCGGAGGTCCTCCTCGTGCCCGTGCACGGCCTCCTCGACGCGCCGCCCTCGGTGGCCGTGAAACCCGAAAGGCGCGTCCCCGTCGCGCCTCCGCGCTCGCCGGGCCCGCGCGTCTACGGGGTCGGCGCGTACGAGGCCCGGGCGCTCCCGCGGAGGGGCCGCATCCCCGTCGCGGACGAGGCGGACCTCGACCACGACCGCGTGGTGCACTACTGGAGGCTCGCGCCCGCGACCACGCTCTGGGGCATCAGCGGCGAGATCACCGCGCGGTTCCTCGCGCGCGGCTACGGATGGCGACCGCGCGGGCCCGTCGCGCGCATCCGCACGGTCGAGGACTTCGTCCCGTGATCAGCGCGCGACGGGGGCGCCGCCGAGCGCGTCGCGCAGGACCCCGGGGATCGCCTCGACGACGTCGGTCGCAAGGACGCCGTAGCTCTTCTCCGCGACCGCGCGCTCGCCCGCCTTGCCGGAGATCCAGGCCGCGAGGCGGCCCGCGTCGAACGGCGTGAGACCCTTCGCAAGGAGCGCCCCCGCGATGCCCGCGAGCGCGTCCCCCGTGCCGCCCTTGCTCATCGCGGGATGCCCCGTTCGGTTGAGCTTCACGCGAACGCCGTCCGACACGACATCGACGGGGGCCTTGAGGAGGAGGGAGGCGTTGAGA encodes:
- a CDS encoding CoA pyrophosphatase, giving the protein MRPDEAWTLLKRAFGGPAPPRPEDAPRASGVLVPLVDVDGRAHVLLTRRSEALASHPGELSFPGGRAERGESALEAALRETEEEVGVAPSDVEVAGHLTDYLTYRGVHVTAYVGRLARERLPRDPRSPAEVAEVLLVPVHGLLDAPPSVAVKPERRVPVAPPRSPGPRVYGVGAYEARALPRRGRIPVADEADLDHDRVVHYWRLAPATTLWGISGEITARFLARGYGWRPRGPVARIRTVEDFVP